In Anaerolineales bacterium, the following are encoded in one genomic region:
- a CDS encoding tetratricopeptide repeat protein → MSANSSKDALLEKAVEASKQGNPALARQLLLKLLKRDNREPLYWLLMSTTVESREERIYCLQNVLFLDPENSAARHDLKLLDADAPLPHVPAFLPEETEEWHTKEIAAPKIRKRRRKTREKPWSLRGILAALGVGVALILLAYYAAENNLLDEWMDSLGSGSPQAQASPGDGSTAPPSRATATLPVLVPSNPQELLQATYTPTPVYVDTPHPESPSYTEGLQALGAQNWAAAANAFEALLTSNPQAADVAYYLGEAYLGAGNLTAANAAFDRAIQTLPSFAPAYLGRARASLAGSNGDVITDLNTAVLLDANYVDAYLQRAAFNLGRNNLDAAGEDIASAASLAPNSPLVLYYQARLSLARGDYAAALQSSQLAHDLDLTLLPNYLAKAEAEQGSGDYPASIVTMQRYLSFNGRDPLGWQLLGLGFEHTGKSADALNAFDHGLTLDPNLPYASYYHGLQDLEEGRPSSALGYMQIAVNGLPDWFEARIGLARAHLFTGNPSLAFFEINTSSPRVETDQQRAMFFYWRAMSLEALGQNQNALADWRSLLELPASASPEDWRQTAQGRVDG, encoded by the coding sequence ATGAGCGCCAACTCCTCCAAAGATGCCTTATTGGAGAAAGCCGTTGAGGCCAGCAAGCAAGGCAACCCGGCACTTGCGCGCCAGCTTTTATTAAAGCTGCTCAAAAGAGACAACCGAGAGCCGCTGTATTGGCTGCTGATGAGCACCACAGTGGAATCTCGCGAAGAACGCATTTATTGTCTGCAAAATGTGCTCTTTCTGGACCCCGAAAACAGTGCCGCCCGGCATGACCTAAAACTGCTGGATGCGGATGCGCCGCTGCCCCACGTGCCCGCTTTCCTGCCCGAAGAAACCGAGGAATGGCACACCAAAGAGATCGCCGCGCCCAAGATCCGCAAACGCAGGCGCAAAACGCGCGAGAAACCCTGGTCGTTGCGCGGCATTTTGGCGGCCCTGGGCGTGGGCGTCGCATTAATTCTATTGGCCTATTACGCCGCGGAAAACAATCTACTGGACGAGTGGATGGACAGTCTGGGCAGCGGCAGTCCCCAAGCCCAAGCCAGTCCTGGCGATGGCAGCACCGCGCCGCCCAGCCGCGCCACGGCTACCCTGCCAGTGTTGGTGCCCAGCAACCCGCAAGAGTTGCTGCAAGCCACCTACACCCCCACGCCGGTTTATGTGGACACGCCCCACCCAGAAAGCCCAAGTTACACGGAAGGACTGCAGGCGCTGGGAGCACAAAACTGGGCGGCCGCCGCCAATGCCTTTGAAGCGCTGCTGACCAGCAACCCACAAGCAGCAGACGTGGCGTACTACCTGGGCGAAGCCTACCTGGGCGCCGGCAACCTGACGGCGGCCAACGCGGCCTTTGACCGCGCCATTCAAACCCTGCCCAGCTTTGCCCCGGCTTACCTGGGGCGGGCGCGGGCCAGCCTGGCCGGCAGCAACGGCGATGTGATCACCGATCTGAACACCGCCGTGCTGCTGGACGCCAATTATGTCGATGCCTATTTGCAGCGAGCCGCCTTCAACCTGGGGCGGAACAACCTGGATGCCGCCGGCGAAGACATTGCCAGCGCGGCCAGCCTGGCTCCCAACTCGCCGCTGGTGCTGTACTATCAGGCCCGCCTGTCCCTGGCGCGCGGCGACTACGCAGCCGCCTTGCAGAGCAGCCAACTGGCGCACGACCTGGACCTGACCCTGTTGCCCAACTATCTGGCCAAAGCGGAGGCGGAACAGGGTTCCGGCGACTACCCGGCCTCGATCGTGACCATGCAACGCTATCTCAGTTTCAATGGCCGCGACCCGCTGGGCTGGCAACTGCTCGGCCTGGGCTTTGAACACACCGGCAAAAGCGCAGACGCATTGAATGCCTTCGACCACGGCCTGACGCTGGACCCCAACCTGCCCTACGCCTCGTACTATCACGGCCTTCAAGACCTGGAAGAAGGCCGCCCCTCCAGCGCGCTGGGATACATGCAAATCGCCGTCAACGGCTTGCCCGATTGGTTCGAAGCCCGCATTGGTTTGGCTCGCGCCCACCTGTTCACCGGCAACCCCAGCCTGGCCTTTTTTGAAATCAACACCAGCAGCCCGCGTGTGGAGACAGACCAGCAGCGTGCCATGTTCTTTTACTGGCGGGCCATGTCCCTGGAAGCGCTGGGCCAAAACCAGAACGCACTGGCGGATTGGCGCAGCCTGCTGGAGCTACCCGCCAGCGCCAGCCCCGAGGATTGGCGCCAGACGGCCCAAGGCCGGGTGGACGGTTAA
- a CDS encoding zinc ribbon domain-containing protein: protein MPIYTYHCANCGHEFDVRQGFEDNPLKICPECRKHSLQKVYKPAAVAFKGSGFYVTDKKKPSALPATKPSAPAATESKPSSGDTSSAPAKETTAKEKTAGESKPAAKTE from the coding sequence ATGCCGATCTACACTTACCACTGCGCCAATTGCGGCCACGAGTTTGACGTGCGCCAAGGTTTTGAAGACAACCCGCTGAAGATCTGCCCGGAATGCCGCAAGCATTCCCTGCAAAAGGTCTACAAACCGGCTGCCGTAGCCTTTAAGGGTTCCGGCTTCTACGTAACTGACAAAAAGAAACCCTCCGCCCTGCCGGCCACCAAGCCCAGCGCGCCGGCGGCCACGGAGAGCAAACCCAGCAGCGGGGATACCAGCAGCGCGCCAGCTAAAGAAACCACCGCAAAAGAGAAGACCGCTGGCGAAAGCAAACCAGCGGCCAAAACCGAATAA
- a CDS encoding DUF2089 domain-containing protein, which produces MYPIPHECPVCHGELHITRLVCRECDTAIEGRFLAGAFSRLSEEQLHFVEAFVRNEGKITRMEEDFGLSYPTIRSRLHEVIRALGYEPGKDAVAKLTEEERRRILEDLDKGKITSEEAMRMLEEG; this is translated from the coding sequence ATGTACCCGATTCCCCACGAATGCCCCGTTTGCCACGGCGAACTGCACATCACCCGCCTGGTTTGCCGCGAGTGTGACACGGCGATCGAAGGTCGCTTTCTGGCCGGCGCCTTTTCCCGCCTGAGCGAAGAACAGCTGCATTTCGTAGAAGCCTTTGTGCGCAACGAGGGCAAGATCACCCGTATGGAAGAGGACTTCGGCCTCTCTTACCCCACCATTCGCAGCCGCCTGCACGAGGTCATTCGGGCTTTGGGTTATGAGCCGGGCAAAGATGCCGTCGCCAAGCTCACCGAAGAAGAGCGTCGCCGTATTCTGGAGGACCTGGACAAGGGCAAAATCACCTCCGAAGAAGCCATGCGCATGTTGGAAGAAGGTTGA